In Leptidea sinapis chromosome 2, ilLepSina1.1, whole genome shotgun sequence, the sequence AAAGCATTTAAACATTCGAATATTACTTAAACAGTAATAAAGAACATACtgtttacatataaattatatattggatgcattaacCTTTACAGCTTCAACTCTTTGTTTGTGGAACTCTGCTTgcttgtgaacatgatggtcgtgattactgtcacaattagtaattgcatccaacatatacaataacttattaactataataggtcgacctggcaccataAGCAGCACCGTATAATACAGCCAACATTAATTTGCGCTATAAATAGACTCTATTAATTCTTAAAATATCTATCCAATCGGCTGGTGGATATCTCATTGTCTCCTTCTCAAGtttgttgttataaaataattcgcACTCCGCGCGCCCTAACTAAAccatcaattataatttaaagctAACTTAATAGAAGAATTTTAACGATGTCCTTTTGAACTAAAATTACTCCTCACAGCCCACTTTTAAACAGTTTGTTTAAGCGTTTTTATATCCGTAACgagttgttttaaaatttaatattaagataGATTTCTTTATACTTTTCTTTGAAGGTAAGGTACTTTTGTTTGTAACCTGTAATACATAGGTTAGCTAATATGATCGAATTCCGAGGATTGTAGTAATAAGTATTGTTCTTCAAGCTATTGTTGCCAGAATTATCGGATAATATCTTGTTATGAACCATTGTTGCCGATCGAATGACAGTTTGTAAATAGGGAATAAGAAAACAGAACTGACGGTTATCACGGCGGCCAGTGTCACACAACAGTTACATGTAGTTTAGATTATAATGTTGTCCTTCCTTAtgtttaatagttatttttttaaatggaataggaggacaaacgagcatacggatcacctggtgttaagtgatcaccgccgcccacaatctcttgcaataccagaggaatcacaggagcgttgacggcctcagaggaaggtgtacgcgcttaatATAGTTCCTATATTCTGACATAAATGATCATTTGTTATTGCTTATACCACCACGATATCATTCCATTGAATAACTTTTGTGAATTATTGGAGATCCATCCAAATTCCACCTACGCTCAACACGCCACAAACTAGAacatcatccccatcatctggatgtgtggcggtcctccacagtgcggtttttaagaagctttcttccacgtactacaaagctgtggaatgagcttccttgtgcggtgttcccgggacgatacgacatgtgacCTAAGaaaagagcgtacaccttccttatagaCCGGccacgctcctttgattcctctgatgtgcaggtgagtgtgggcggcggtgatcacttaacacccggaTGTCAGAGAACGGCCTGATTCCTAAGCATTGAGTTAAAACGTCCCTTCATCGTGCTGTTTGACCGCACCAATGATTCGCTTCTCGAGAACATTCTTCTACGTACAAGTATACTCTGGAACGAATATTATTCCGCAGTCAgtacacatttattttatacaagcggttacccgcgactttgtccacATTTCCCTATGTTACTATATTAGTTGTTGTTTCAATGCTgccacatatatattatttacaaaatattcataatatatctcATCGTTAAGGCATCGTTAGTAAGAAACGTTTTCGTTCCTTGCCAATCCGACGGGGTAAAGTCTTTGTGTTAATATATAGTACTCAGAATATGacaatatacaatacaataacacgaggaacaaacataaacttgttatgcctactactcggttgggtcgagttagtaagtcttttgttgggcgatgtatatgcttctacaatatgatcccagaaaatgtacaaaacaaatgtgttacgaaatttaaaagaattgttaaaaaacgtttgtgtgggaaaggttattatagcataaacgattttcttaatgacaccacggacttaaaaaaaagaaagaaaaagaagaaagacataaagcgaacaccctcaggttctttaattataaatgtttattgtacgatattacattgtaatccaaattttatattaaaaaaaaaaagtccgctgagtttcttgcgcccattcttctcaggtctgaggcagtctcttttgaatgggtggtagattttgacgttcaataatgattttaaatcctattttgaataaaaatatttgaatttaaataataataatatatgacacTCATAAATTATATGGCTTTCTattagtaacataatatttaaaatcagcGCAGTAAATCGCTAAtagagataaaccgtttttaacCCCTTTTCGTTGTCGACCTTAAAGTATCGAATAAATACTTTGGTAGGTGGCGGGGGAGGATCGAACCGAGGGCTCCGTGTTGACATTTAAGGAAGGAAGGCTTAtagctatattttatatagctatatataCAACGacgattttttataacaatatcatAATTAATTTAGACACAACAGAGATAGCTGGGTCGGTGAAGTAGAGTAACTGTTAATTGCTGTAATGTAATGTATTGCCTCAGACTCGTGCAGGTGGGGCGGTTGGAGGCTGTCAATGTGCGGAGCTCCCAATCAGTGACCACAACCAGCAGTAGATTGGATACCCCGCCTCCTGCACAACTCCTTAATGACATTATGTGGTGTTAACACAACTGCAGGAGATTGTCAATCAATAAACCTACGTAATATAGCAGTGTTACTTTGAAATTTCATATGAACTGttcaataattaaatgtatgtacatatgtaACAGAAGGCTGGTTATAACATCTATAgacatattttaaacatattttttacatGTTCGCATTAAACtggaatatataataatatcactgTATTCATGAAAATTAAAAGCTAGCGACCCGTCCCATTTTCACCCCGAACGaaataaaagatacaaaaaCCGGTTTGTTCGAGTAATTACCGATAACTTTAAACTGGTTCCTAGCCTTGCTTACTAcctattgtaatataatatgtacttttttgtattttaatgaaactttttaCAACCTTTAACATTGTAAACATACACACGCAGTTAATGAAACAACCTTTAACCACGTAGatagatatatacatataactcAAATGAGATAAAGTAGCCCATACAGACATACGAAATAGTAGTGAGGCATAaataactgatttttttttcctttaatCCCCAAACTAATACGATATACGTACACCTACACTAATCTTCGACATAAGTTAAACCTGTAGACATAATTTATGTTGTTTTTTCAACTAACTCTTCGCTTGttgaactttatattttttctaagttaTATATGTAGTTATAACTGCGAGGCTGCGTAGGTTTTACAAGACGCTCCTAACTTCCATAATTAAAACTTCGTTTAACCAATACATGGGTTATAATAATAACGCTACACAAACAGCCACCGCTttaagctaaaataatatactttatatttttgtagcTAATAATcagttggatgcgattactaattataacaGTAGTCACTACCACCATGTTTACGAAGCATCcctacacaaacaatgaattcaagctctaaacgttgatgcatccaatataccaatcatttatattttgatatttaaaacgattTTAAGCTTTGAATACGAttcctatattggatgcagaaAGAAAAAGTGTcctttgagtttcttgtatgttttttgGTTCTTAATATCGTAggttaagtaatttaaattttaaattcttaagtgctttgtttaagcctatttgaatatagtttatttgCCTTTGACTTACACAATCGAAAATACTCAGAATGTTAATGTCTCATCTCTCATaggttattttcatagtatttggaaacaaaatggTATCGTACCAGACTTTAAGAGTTATGTTATATCAACATGTCTGCTCATATATTGCTAAAACATTAAaacttgatatattttattttatgttttcaaatatgGAACGCGCTTATTGTGTTAAGGCTCTTACAAGTACCcacaataattttttcataattaatgcCAAGACTTAAAgcagataattattattctcaCCTCCTGTCCTTAGAATATTGTCACTCAATATTCTAAGCTCCTGTTAAATGTCTAGAAATATCATAGCAAAGCAAGTCTATACACATTTCAAAACGCAGctgtagataatattttagaaattccCCACagattaaaatttgaaaagtttCAATTCTATATCGTATGAAAATTAATGAGATTTTATTCAACAATCGAATGTTTTATATcgattcaaatacaaatatttttattcaaaataggatttaaaatcttaatatccggacgaccgagcttGGCTCGGCTTTTTAAgaaagtacaaaattttaacaaaaaacaaactaatagAATATTTTGATtctcgaaccggggtcttctactTTCCGGTTCGCTCAGCTATTATAGTCtggtatatagtggcgaaatttaccattgtattctaatattattgtagcagtttctcattaaaacacggataaaacatttttttttaaattgaaaccttgctagatcgatttctcgcccccgaaacttccggtatactaaatttcattaaaatcgttggagccgtttccgagattcaaattatatatatacaagaattgctcgtttaaagatataagataagatgaAACGTCATAAAACTACAACCCATTATGAGGTTACCACTGAGTGCTCTTTGATCAGTTggacaacatatcgtaattagtcgagtattattaaacaaaacaagTCCTGACTATTAGAACGAGCGTTACATATGTCTCCGATCCTCCGCCGATCTAAATGGCTCAGTGTCATTCAATTTCCACAATATAAAGTACTCAGCGCTCCTAAACAAGTTTCCTAACAAAAATTCTACTTCAAATACGAGCTGGCGATTgagttattttcaataaatatcttAAGTTATGGCTATTACTTCACGgtttgataataattgatttGCGCAAAATATcgcataatatatattatacttttaaattaagttgtTCACTAACAGTTAACAATTGCCCAAATTATTTCAGGAACATGTCGCAATACTGGCTCATCATCACTCTGATATGGTTCGGGTCTGCGAGCTCACAGTACATCAACATGGGCGGCCCGGACACCTCCGCCCCCTACCCGCTGCAGGCCACGCCGCACGTGAGCTACGCAGGCGCGAGGAGCGAACCCGTCGTCCTGCAGAACGACCACAACTTGGACGCAAACGACTTTTACAGACGAGATGAGGACCTAAGTGAGTTGTTAAGAAGGAGGAGATCCATTGACCAGACTGGACAAAGCACTTCCGCCGGATATCAATGGAGACCTAACTTTTTAGATGTCGAATCATCGAGCGACCATGGAAGCACTGATGAAATCGACGAAAATACCACTCCACTAGAGAAGAGGAGCTTTAGCCCTTGGGGCGGCAAGAGGAACGAGATTCACGCGGGCCGCATGCTGACGTGGAAGCGCGCAGTCCGGGAGCCGAGCATGCCCAAACGAGTGAGGTTCAGTCCGTGGGGCGGCAAGCGGAGCGGCCACAAGGTGTACAAGCCGGGGGCGGACGGAGCCAAGGTGATATTCTCCGCGTCCATCCCGGAACTAACGCGCATCGTATCTAATTATTTACCTAAAGCACAAACGTTAGACATGGCTGGCTTCAAATTTGTTCCGACACAAGACAAGAGACACCCGATCAAAATCCTCGCGCTTAGCACCCAAATCGATCATCGGTCGCCGCGAGATCCGTTACCGTTCAACGCCTTCCTAGACAACCTGC encodes:
- the LOC126977289 gene encoding uncharacterized protein LOC126977289 — encoded protein: MSQYWLIITLIWFGSASSQYINMGGPDTSAPYPLQATPHVSYAGARSEPVVLQNDHNLDANDFYRRDEDLSELLRRRRSIDQTGQSTSAGYQWRPNFLDVESSSDHGSTDEIDENTTPLEKRSFSPWGGKRNEIHAGRMLTWKRAVREPSMPKRVRFSPWGGKRSGHKVYKPGADGAKVIFSASIPELTRIVSNYLPKAQTLDMAGFKFVPTQDKRHPIKILALSTQIDHRSPRDPLPFNAFLDNLPKTFKLGHPYLDVNLKKDGKRKVKFSAWGGKRSPPIIGPIWTPTPEDLKDADLNSIVIIRNDNII